In the genome of Aphanothece sacrum FPU1, the window GCAATTTTGCTCTTTCTTCCTCTCTTTTTGTGAGTTCCTTATCAGGATCAAAATGTAATCCCAGAACGTCTATAAGCTTGTCTCCATCAGAATTAAGTTGACAAAAAGGTGGCATCCAAATCGATAATTTCGGTTCTAGAGCCGTAATTGCGCCTAAAATGATATCAGCACAAGGACGTTTACCATCATCAGTTGTTTTACGCCACCAACTTCTAGAGTCCATTAAGGGTTTAATCCAAGAACGGTTAATTTGATAGTAATCTAACCATTTATTAGGTAGAGTTGCCTTGATTTCTTCAAAAGTAATCATTATTAAGTCTCCTTATTAGCAAAAGTAACTATATTTAGTATTCCCTCACCAATCAGGATTTATATCACCTCACCGAAAAAATTAAATTACACTTGACAAAATTGCCATAACCTCCCCTTTAAACTTCCCGTCTTTCTTTGCGTCTTTGCACGAGATACAATTCGTAGGTTGGGTTGAGGAACGAAACCCAACAAAACCCAACTAAAATAACCGTAAAATGTTGGGTTACGCTATCGCTAACCCAACCTACAATTAAATAATTAAACCATCATTAGATCTAATTCTTTTTCCTCTGATTTAACAGGCTCTTTAGGATTAAGATAGAAATCAGACAATAAAGTGAATAATTCCCGATCTTGAGCATCATTAGGAATCACGCCTTCAGGTAATGCTAATAACTGATCTGCAATGTTTAAATAATAATTGCAAACATACTCAAGAGAAGGGTCAGTTTCTGTCATCTCAAACAACGTTTTACCCTTAACACGAGATACCCGAATATCCTCAATTAACGGTAAAATTTCTAACACAGGCATGGGAACCGCTTCTATATATTTATCAATTAAATCACGCTTAGAAGTACGATTACCAATTAACCCCGCTAAACGTAAAGTATGAGTCCGTGCTTTTTCTCTTACTGAAGCAGCAATACGGTTAGCCGCAAACAACGCATCAAAACCATTATCTGTCACAATTAAACAATAATCTGCATAGTTTAAAGGGGCAGCAAAACCACCACAAACTACGTCACCTAAAACATCAAAAAGAATGACATCATACTCATCAAACGCATTCAATTCTTTGAGTAATTTAACGGTTTCTCCTACTACATAACCGCCACAACCTGCACCTGCGGGGGGACCACCAGCTTCTACACAATCTACACCCGCATAGCCTTTATAAATCACATCTTCGGGCCAGATATCTTCATAATGAAAATCTCTTTCTTGTAGCGTATCAATGATAGTAGGAATCAGAAAACCTGTCAGAGTAAATGTGCTGTCATGTTTGGGATCACAGCCAATTTGTAACACTTTTTTACCCCGTTTGGCTAATGCTGTGGAAATATTACAGCTAGTAGTAGATTTGCCAATTCCGCCTTTTCCGTAAACTGCAATTGTTAAAGTCAAGGGTCAAGTCTCCTGTGTGATCAAAATAAATTTTGTTTTGTCAATCTCATTGATCGAATTATGAGGCAAGTTGCCCAGAATGAAAAGGAACCTTAAAGATGATTTAAGAAGTATTTAGGCTAAATCAAGTTTAAAAAGTTTTAATTAACATATAAATCCTTTATTAGCTCATAATATTGCTTTAAAGCCTCAATTATAAATTTTTGTGTTCTGTATTAATATAATCAGGAACAAAAACAAAAAATGAGCAGAAACTCTCAAGCATACAAACTCAATACAATGGCTAAAACTCATGATTGAGGCTTATGACAGTCAATAAAAATGGATAATTTAGGCAATCACAAACCGTAAAAATTATTAAGGAAGGCTACAAAAACCCTGAATTCATGGGGGTTTAGGGACTAGGCGATCACGCAGAAAAGATTATTATTAAGAATAATTAAATTTTGAAGGGGTCAAGGACCTTTGATTGGTTTCAACCTAACGGAAACTCAATATGCAATTCCCACCATCCCACCCACACCATGCCAAGGGTGGGGTTAACTGTACAAAGCCGTAGCATAGCAGGCTAATATTAGTGAAAGTCCGCGTAGGCGGACTTTGTTTGTATAGCCACAGGCTTTAGTCTGTCGGTGTTTGGGTATATAATTACCCTTGACCTGATAGCCTTATCCAGTCTAATTTATGAGTAAATCAAAGCCGCCTAAAATTGCTCCTCTAACATCTGCCTTAATTATCTCCATCGCCATAACCATCATGGTATATGTCCTCAGAGGATTAGGAATCTTAGGATTTATTCCTGGTAGTATTTTGTTATTATTGATTGCAGTATCAATTATCTTAAGTATTGTTTACAGTATTCGACCTCCTAGACGTTTGTAGAAAGAAAGTAACTCAAATACTGATAATATAAAAGTCTTTGAGATTAAGTTTTAATATTGATAAGACTTAAGTACATAATGGAAACCATTGTGTTATTGTGCCATTCACTTTTATTGATAACCAGAAATTATGACTGGAAAAGTTTTTAATGGTAATCCGGCCACCTTGCTTGTTCTCATTCTGCCCTTTGCGGGGGCAGTTATTCTGCTGTATGAAGCCTGGCCATTTTTACTAGGACTTGTTGCGTTAATTGTCATCTGGAAATTATTTGACAATTATCTATGGCAACAGTGGTGTTTTCAAGTTGACCCCATGTTTAATCAGTTACTTCAGGCTAACCAGGGATGTCTCACCCCGATGGATTTATCTTTAAAAGCAAATCTAGGCGCGAGACGTGCCAAAAGATTTCT includes:
- a CDS encoding DUF5331 domain-containing protein gives rise to the protein MITFEEIKATLPNKWLDYYQINRSWIKPLMDSRSWWRKTTDDGKRPCADIILGAITALEPKLSIWMPPFCQLNSDGDKLIDVLGLHFDPDKELTKREEERAKLPQLNSSEIDEIEIIRQLNNLAKENSKL
- the bchL gene encoding ferredoxin:protochlorophyllide reductase (ATP-dependent) iron-sulfur ATP-binding protein produces the protein MTLTIAVYGKGGIGKSTTSCNISTALAKRGKKVLQIGCDPKHDSTFTLTGFLIPTIIDTLQERDFHYEDIWPEDVIYKGYAGVDCVEAGGPPAGAGCGGYVVGETVKLLKELNAFDEYDVILFDVLGDVVCGGFAAPLNYADYCLIVTDNGFDALFAANRIAASVREKARTHTLRLAGLIGNRTSKRDLIDKYIEAVPMPVLEILPLIEDIRVSRVKGKTLFEMTETDPSLEYVCNYYLNIADQLLALPEGVIPNDAQDRELFTLLSDFYLNPKEPVKSEEKELDLMMV